One segment of Fusarium oxysporum f. sp. lycopersici 4287 chromosome 7, whole genome shotgun sequence DNA contains the following:
- a CDS encoding hypothetical protein (At least one base has a quality score < 10), with amino-acid sequence MAECEKIKAENLRAVVIAGVFSPIDEIFKQESRVRDIILREIPGIDVVCSHEVANIGFLERENASILNAAILQYARKTMRRFNQAKKKLNLACPLFITQNDGTTLDAAAAARIPIRTFASGATNSMRGAAYLAGIDAGGNSSAIVVDIGGTTADIGVILPSGLPRQASAYVTVAGVRVNYSMPHLHSVGLGGGSLVRNVDGRVKVGPESVGHYLVEEALVFGGNTCTASDIAVALGRADMGDSSRLAELNPEFVQSAKDCIKTLLDGAVDVIKTSADPLPVLLVGGGAVLAPENISGASKVILPPFHDVANAIGAAISRVSGDVDIVQSTAHQTESQALERAKKMAVERAIQAGAIPESITMANVESIPLQYVSHQVRTIVKAVGDVDFKGYVSELELEAVDDYDDEVSDEPEGHKNRAVNTTEVMPLDPFTYTPTIKANDEGVPEWILNEIDLAWLADGCYVLGCAGGGTPAPSFIQLRDIIRQGHTIRIIDQSSLKDDALIYWGGHMGSPAVSVERLQSTETVQAFNVLMEYLGHNKVDAVMGLEIGGANGMEPMLVGSSRFFNAPVIDGDWMGRAYPTYWQTTLAVHKPLELVPCAIDSGDGKSIIMTRAPDDEIVDRALRASCSEMGSRVGMAAKPTTTENVRGYGVLNTCSLAWRIGRCIARSVYSNQLSTVAESIIKEAGGLRSARVLFRGKIVEVERRLYKGHSHGALRIEAFDEHVDDEEDSGSKRMTPVVSGGTLRIPFKNENILAEHTAADGSKTEIIASVPDLIAVLDNGSGRALGVPEFKYGYRVTVLGITCSPQWTKTPSGIEIGGPKAFGYDDVVYKPLGEYVEPASVIREYA; translated from the coding sequence ATGGCCGAATGCGAAAAGATCAAGGCAGAGAACCTGAGGGCAGTTGTGATCGCTGGCGTCTTTTCTCCGATTGACGAGATATTCAAGCAAGAGAGCCGCGTCAGAGACATCATCCTACGAGAAATTCCAGGAATTGATGTCGTATGTTCTCATGAGGTGGCCAATATTGGTTTCCTAGAGCGCGAAAACGCCAGTATCCTCAATGCCGCTATCCTTCAATACGCTCGAAAAACAATGAGGAGGTTCAatcaggccaagaagaagctgaacctGGCGTGTCCACTGTTCATTACTCAGAACGACGGGACCACCCTTGATGCTGCCGCAGCAGCTAGGATACCCATTAGGACCTTTGCATCTGGAGCCACCAACTCGATGAGAGGAGCTGCATACTTGGCAGGGATCGATGCTGGAGGCAACTCTTCGGCCATCGTCGTGGATATTGGTGGAACTACAGCTGACATTGGCGTAATCCTACCAAGCGGACTTCCAAGACAAGCCTCTGCCTATGTCACAGTCGCTGGAGTGAGAGTGAATTATTCAATGCCTCATCTGCACTCGGTTGGACTTGGTGGGGGTTCACTCGTGCGCAATGTTGATGGAAGAGTCAAGGTCGGCCCTGAGTCGGTTGGCCACTaccttgttgaagaagctcttgttTTTGGTGGCAATACATGCACAGCATCTGATATTGCTGTTGCCCTGGGAAGAGCAGATATGGGTGATAGTAGCAGACTCGCTGAACTGAACCCTGAATTTGTCCAATCCGCAAAAGACTGCATCAAGACTCTACTCGATGGAGCTGTCGATGTCATCAAGACCTCTGCTGATCCGCTACCCGTACTTCTGGTAGGAGGAGGTGCCGTGCTTGCACCAGAGAATATCTCAGGTGCCTCAAAGGTCATCCTCCCGCCATTCCACGATGTTGCGAATGCCATTGGTGCTGCTATCTCTCGTGTCAGCGGTGACGTTGATATTGTTCAGAGCACAGCCCACCAGACAGAGTCACAGGCTCTTGAGCGtgcaaagaagatggccgtCGAAAGAGCCATTCAAGCTGGTGCCATCCCCGAAAGTATTACGATGGCGAATGTAGAGAGTATTCCGTTGCAATACGTGTCTCATCAAGTTCGAACCATTGTTAAAGCAGTGGGAGACGTCGACTTCAAGGGCTACGTATCAGAGTTGGAGCTCGAGGCTGTAGATGATTATGACGACGAAGTCAGCGACGAACCTGAAGGGCACAAGAATCGAGCTGTCAATACTACAGAAGTTATGCCTCTGGATCCTTTCACCTACACTCCTaccatcaaggccaacgaCGAGGGCGTTCCTGAATGGATACTCAATGAAATTGATCTGGCTTGGCTGGCGGACGGATGTTATGTGCTCGGCTGCGCTGGCGGTGGCACCCCAGCTCCTAGCTTCATTCAACTGCGGGACATTATAAGACAAGGCCATACTATTCGCATTATCGACCAGTCTTCCCTCAAAGATGATGCCCTCATCTACTGGGGGGGCCATATGGGATCTCCTGCCGTGTCGGTGGAGCGGCTACAGTCGACCGAGACAGTCCAAGCATTCAATGTGCTCATGGAGTATCTCGGTCATAATAAAGTCGATGCTGTCATGGGATTGGAGATTGGTGGTGCCAATGGTATGGAGCCGATGCTCGTTGGCTCCTCGCGGTTCTTTAATGCGCCTGTCATTGACGGTGACTGGATGGGCCGAGCATATCCTACATACTGGCAGACTACGCTTGCGGTACATAAACCACTGGAACTCGTTCCTTGTGCCATTGACTCTGGCGATGGCAAGAGTATCATCATGACTCGAGCACCAGACGACGAGATTGTTGACAGAGCATTGAGAGCGTCATGTTCCGAGATGGGAAGCCGAGTCGGTATGGCCGCCAAACCTACCACTACCGAGAACGTGCGGGGATATGGCGTGCTGAATACCTGTTCTCTTGCTTGGAGGATAGGCAGATGCATCGCCCGCAGTGTTTACAGCAACCAGCTCTCGACAGTTGCAGAGTCGATCATCAAAGAGGCTGGTGGGTTGAGGTCAGCCAGGGTGCTATTCAGAGGTAAAATTGTAGAAGTCGAGCGAAGACTATACAAGGGGCACTCGCACGGCGCTCTACGCATTGAAGCATTCGACGAGCatgttgatgacgaagaggataGTGGATCGAAGAGAATGACACCTGTAGTCTCAGGAGGAACGTTGCGAATCCCATTCAAGAACGAAAACATTCTTGCTGAGCACACGGCGGCTGACGGCTCTAAGACTGAGATCATCGCCTCTGTCCCTGATCTTATTGCTGTGCTGGACAATGGCTCTGGTAGAGCACTAGGTGTTCCAGAGTTCAAGTACGGTTATAGAGTGACTGTCTTGGGCATTACGTGCTCACCACAGTGGACAAAAACACCTTCTGGTATCGAGATTGGAGGACCGAAAGCATTTGGCTATGACGATGTTGTTTACAAGCCTCTTGGGGAGTATGTGGAACCTGCGAGTGTGATTAGAGAATATGCTTAA